In Gemmatimonadota bacterium, the genomic window TGATAGATCACCGCCACCTTGGTGAGACCCAGGTCGTTCACGACGTGATCGACGAGGACCGCCGCTTCGTCGAAATACGGGGTGTATTGGGCGAAGACATACTTCTTCGGCGGCCACGCCCAGTGCGTCGCGCCGGTCGCGGGCGAGACCATCACCACCTCGTTCTCGATGAGGTAGTCCATCACCGCACGGGTCGGGGCGGTCCCTACGCCGGCGACCACCGCGAAGACTCGGTCTCGCTCGACCATCTCCCGGACCACCGCCACGGTTCGCGAGGGCTGGTAGGCGTCGTCGCGGAAGATGAACCGGATTTTTCTTCCGTGGATCCCGCCCTCCTCGTTGATCATCTCGAAGTAGGCTGCGGTGCCACGTCCGATCGAGCCCCACAACGCTGCGGGTCCCGTCTGCGGGCCCCACCCGCCGATGACGATCTCGTCGTCGGTGACCCCGCGAACTGCGCCCTCGTCGACCGGCTCCGCACAGCCATACGCTACCCCGAGCGTGAGCGACAGCAATGCCGTCCGTCTGGCGTATCGGATTCCCTTGTTCCACATCGACATCACGTTGCGTTTCCCGATTGAGGTGGCGAAGTCCTGGCCCCCATGTATAGCTCCTCCACCTCCTCGTTGTCGATCAGCTCCGCCGCCGGGCCCGCGATGACGACGGCGCCGTTTTCCAGCACCAGCCCTTCGTCGGCGATCGAGAGCGCCATGCGGGCGTTCTGCTCCACGAGCAGGACCGTGACGCCCTCGTCTCGAATCTCGGAGATGATGTCGAAGACCTGTCGAACCAGGATCGGAGCCAGCCCGAGCGAGGGTTCGTCGAGCAGAAGCATACGTGGGCCGTTCATGAGCGCGCGGCCGATGGCCAGCATCTGCTGTTCTCCACCGGAGAGCGTACCCGCGGGCTGGCGTGAGCGCTCGGCCAGCAGCGGAAAGAACTCGTAGACCCGCTCCCGGGCTTTTTCCGTCTCGGCGCGGTCGCGCCGTATGTAGCTGCCTACGGTCAGGTTCTCACGCACCGTCAATTCGTCGAAGAGTCGGCGCCCCTCAGGCACGTAGGAGATGCCCGAGCGGACGATCTTCTCTGTGGCCACTCCGTCGATTCGTGCTCCGCGAAACGAGATCCTCCCCTGCTGGGGCTG contains:
- a CDS encoding ABC transporter ATP-binding protein, giving the protein MDNHSGAPLLELDGVETYYGPLRALTGVSLRVREGAITVILGNNGAGKSTLLNTVMGVLDRQPQQGRISFRGARIDGVATEKIVRSGISYVPEGRRLFDELTVRENLTVGSYIRRDRAETEKARERVYEFFPLLAERSRQPAGTLSGGEQQMLAIGRALMNGPRMLLLDEPSLGLAPILVRQVFDIISEIRDEGVTVLLVEQNARMALSIADEGLVLENGAVVIAGPAAELIDNEEVEELYMGARTSPPQSGNAT